A window from Cygnus olor isolate bCygOlo1 chromosome 13, bCygOlo1.pri.v2, whole genome shotgun sequence encodes these proteins:
- the WDR44 gene encoding WD repeat-containing protein 44 isoform X3, whose protein sequence is MKQDDSKEIIDSIIEESQKAQQLEDDDSLGTRGKGLTVPTSDANAWIAGAGIISNIPEVLAAKISLQEDPGEPMYQSVGKDTDVESGKLLFTSEEQEIDKVTEVTDTTDHKMDETEAQEETSKNEDITDKKEANALEQVASDLSTKDLHTTEEMPPAKPPRQLTVEPDIVASTKKPVPARPPPPTNVPPPRPPPPARPAPPPRKKKSELDFEVQKPALEVPRENFTAGGLLTPTTATEGIPKDSQPSLDLASATSGDKIVTAQENGKAADGQATNEVLGPQRPRSNSGRELTDEEILASVMIKNLDTGEEIPLSLAEEKLPTGINPLTLHIMRRTKEYVSNDAAQSDDEDKIQTQQTDSDGGRLKQKTTQLKKFLGKSVKRAKHLAEEYGERAVNKVKSVRDEVFHTDQDDPSSSDDEGMPYTRPVKFKAAHGFKGPYDFEQIKVVQDLSGEHMGAVWTMKFSHCGRLLASAGQDNVVRIWVLKNAFDYFNNMRMKYNTEGRVSPSPSQESLNSSKSDTDAGICSGVDEDPDDKNAPFRQRPFCKYKGHTADLLDLSWSKNYFLLSSSMDKTVRLWHISRRECLCCFQHIDFVTAIAFHPRDDRYFLSGSLDGKLRLWNIPDKKVALWNEVDGQTKLITAANFCQNGKYAVIGTYDGRCIFYDTEHLKYHTQIHVRSTRGRNRVGRKITGIEPLPGENKILVTSNDSRIRLYDLRDLSLSMKYKGYVNSSSQIKASFSHDFTYIVSGSEDKYVYIWSTYHDLSKFTSVRRDRNDFWEGIKAHNAVVTSAIFAPNPGLMVSLETSDKQEAESKGEDSETADTIPSGALKTDHTEVLLSADFTGAIKVFINKKKYVS, encoded by the exons atgaaacaagatgATTCAAAAGAG atTATTGACAGTATTATAGAAGAAAGCCAGAAGGCACAGCAGCTAGAGGATGATGATTCCTTAGGTACTAGAGGAAAAGGACTGACTGTTCCAACTTCGGATGCAAATGCTTGGATTGCTGGAGCAGGTATCATTAGTAATATTCCAGAAGTATTAGCAGCTAAAATATCATTACAAGAAGATCCAGGTGAACCAATGTATCAGAGTGTGGGTAAGGACACTGATGTGGAGTCTGGGAAGCTTTTGTTTACTTCTGAGGAACAGGAAATTGATAAAGTAACAGAAGTAACAGATACAACTGACCATAAAATGGATGAAACTGAAGCACAAgaagaaacatcaaaaaatgAGGACATAACAGACAAGAAAGAGGCAAATGCTTTAGAGCAAGTGGCTTCAGATTTGTCTACCAAAGACCTTCatacaacagaagaaatgcCTCCAGCAAAACCTCCAAGGCAGCTTACTGTAGAACCCGATATAGTTGCTAGCACAAAGAAGCCTGTTCCAGCACGGCCACCACCTCCAACAAATGTTCCCCCACCAAGACCACCACCACCTGCACGGCCAGCTCCACCACCCCGGAAAAAAAAGAGCGAACTGGATTTTGAAGTGCAAAAACCTGCTTTAGAAG TTCCTCGAGAGAATTTCACAGCTGGTGGTCTTTTAACTCCAACTACAGCAACAGAAGGCATTCCCAAGGATTCTCAGCCTTCTTTGGATTTGGCAAGTGCAACTAGTGGAGATAAAATAGTCACTGCACAG gaaaatgggaaagcagCTGATGGTCAAGCAACAAATGAAGTACTTGGACCACAAAGACCGAGGTCTAATTCTGGAAGAGAACTCACAGATGAG gaAATTCTAGCAAGTGTAATGATAAAAAACCTTGATACAGGTGAAGAAATACCCCTGAGTTTGGCAGAAGAAAAGTTGCCAACAGGCATTAATCCCCTCACTTTGCATATCATGAGGAGAACTAAAGAATATGTCAG TAATGATGCAGCCCAGTCTGATGATGAAGACAAAATACAGACGCAGCAAACAGACTCTGATGGAGGGAGGTTAAAGCAGAAAAC GACCCAGCTGAAAAAATTCCTTGGCAAATCTGTGAAGCGAGCAAAGCACCTTGCTGAAGAATATGGCGAACGCGCTGTAAATAAAGTCAAGAGTGTTCGAGATGAAG TCTTCCATACAGATCAAGATGATCCTTCTTCCAGTGATGATGAAGGGATGCCATATACAAGACCAGTTAAGTTCAAAGCAGCACATGGCTTCAAGGGACCTTATGATTTTGAGCAAATTAAAGTTGTTCAGGATCTCAGCGGGGAACATATG GGTGCTGTTTGGACAATGAAATTCTCTCACTGCGGTCGCTTACTTGCATCTGCAGGACAGGACAATGTAGTGAGAATATgggttttaaaaaatgcttttgactACTTCAATAATATGCGAATGAAATACAACACAGAAG GCCGtgtttctccttccccatctcAAGAGAGTCTGAATTCTTCAAAGTCTGATACCGATGCAGGG ATTTGCAGTGGAGTTGATGAAGACCCAGATGATAAAAATGCCCCATTTCGTCAACGACCATTTTGCAAATACAAAGGCCACACAGCAGATCTTCTTGATCTTTCCTGGTCTAAA AATTacttcctgctttcttcttctaTGGACAAAACTGTCAGATTATGGCACATATCAAGAAGAGAATGTCTCTGCTGTTTCCAGCATATAGACTTTGTCACTGCTATAGCATTCCATCCAAGG GATGACAGGTACTTCTTAAGTGGTTCATTGGATGGGAAGCTTCGACTCTGGAACATTCCTGACAAAAAAGTGGCATTATGGAATGAAGTAGATGGGCAGACAAAATTGATTACAGCTGCCAACTTCTGTCAAAATGGCAAATATGCAGTCATAGGCACATATGATGGAAGGTGCATCTTCTATGACACAGAG cactTGAAGTACCATACACAAATTCATGTGCGTTCTACTAGAGGCCGAAATAGagttggaagaaaaattactgGCATTGAACCTTTGCCTGGGGAAAATAAG ATATTGGTGACATCAAATGATTCCAGAATCAGATTGTATGACCTAAGAGATTTGTCTTTATCTATGAAATATAAAGGTTATGTCAACAGTAGCAGCCAAATCAAAGCCAGCTTTAG CCATGACTTTACATACATTGTAAGTGGTTCAGAagataaatatgtttatatttggAGTACCTACCATGACTTGAGCAAGTTTACATCTGTAAGAAGAGACCGTAATGACTTCTGGGAAGGCATTAAAG CGCATAATGCAGTGGTGACATCTGCGATTTTTGCTCCCAATCCTGGCTTGATGGTATCTCTGGAAACTTCTGATAAGCAAGAAGCTGAAAGTAAAGGAGAAGATTCTGAAACAGCAGATACCATTCCCTCTG GAGCATTGAAGACGGATCACACAGAAGTGCTTTTATCAGCTGACTTTACTGGAGCAATCAAAGTCttcattaacaaaaagaaatatgtatctTAA
- the WDR44 gene encoding WD repeat-containing protein 44 isoform X1: MASDSDTEEFYDAPEDVHLAAASPAPSPTKVGSHVLKDLDSKLHKAGNETFVQEMKQDDSKEIIDSIIEESQKAQQLEDDDSLGTRGKGLTVPTSDANAWIAGAGIISNIPEVLAAKISLQEDPGEPMYQSVGKDTDVESGKLLFTSEEQEIDKVTEVTDTTDHKMDETEAQEETSKNEDITDKKEANALEQVASDLSTKDLHTTEEMPPAKPPRQLTVEPDIVASTKKPVPARPPPPTNVPPPRPPPPARPAPPPRKKKSELDFEVQKPALEVPRENFTAGGLLTPTTATEGIPKDSQPSLDLASATSGDKIVTAQENGKAADGQATNEVLGPQRPRSNSGRELTDEEILASVMIKNLDTGEEIPLSLAEEKLPTGINPLTLHIMRRTKEYVSNDAAQSDDEDKIQTQQTDSDGGRLKQKTTQLKKFLGKSVKRAKHLAEEYGERAVNKVKSVRDEVFHTDQDDPSSSDDEGMPYTRPVKFKAAHGFKGPYDFEQIKVVQDLSGEHMGAVWTMKFSHCGRLLASAGQDNVVRIWVLKNAFDYFNNMRMKYNTEGRVSPSPSQESLNSSKSDTDAGICSGVDEDPDDKNAPFRQRPFCKYKGHTADLLDLSWSKNYFLLSSSMDKTVRLWHISRRECLCCFQHIDFVTAIAFHPRDDRYFLSGSLDGKLRLWNIPDKKVALWNEVDGQTKLITAANFCQNGKYAVIGTYDGRCIFYDTEHLKYHTQIHVRSTRGRNRVGRKITGIEPLPGENKILVTSNDSRIRLYDLRDLSLSMKYKGYVNSSSQIKASFSHDFTYIVSGSEDKYVYIWSTYHDLSKFTSVRRDRNDFWEGIKAHNAVVTSAIFAPNPGLMVSLETSDKQEAESKGEDSETADTIPSGALKTDHTEVLLSADFTGAIKVFINKKKYVS; this comes from the exons atgGCCTCCGACAGCGACACCGAGGAGTTCTACGACGCGCCCGAGGACGTGCACCTGGCGGCCGCCTCCCCCGCGCC GTCACCGACGAAAGTTGGATCCCATGTATTAAAG GACCTAGACAGCAAACTACACAAAGCTGGAAATGAAACCTTTGtacaagaaatgaaacaagatgATTCAAAAGAG atTATTGACAGTATTATAGAAGAAAGCCAGAAGGCACAGCAGCTAGAGGATGATGATTCCTTAGGTACTAGAGGAAAAGGACTGACTGTTCCAACTTCGGATGCAAATGCTTGGATTGCTGGAGCAGGTATCATTAGTAATATTCCAGAAGTATTAGCAGCTAAAATATCATTACAAGAAGATCCAGGTGAACCAATGTATCAGAGTGTGGGTAAGGACACTGATGTGGAGTCTGGGAAGCTTTTGTTTACTTCTGAGGAACAGGAAATTGATAAAGTAACAGAAGTAACAGATACAACTGACCATAAAATGGATGAAACTGAAGCACAAgaagaaacatcaaaaaatgAGGACATAACAGACAAGAAAGAGGCAAATGCTTTAGAGCAAGTGGCTTCAGATTTGTCTACCAAAGACCTTCatacaacagaagaaatgcCTCCAGCAAAACCTCCAAGGCAGCTTACTGTAGAACCCGATATAGTTGCTAGCACAAAGAAGCCTGTTCCAGCACGGCCACCACCTCCAACAAATGTTCCCCCACCAAGACCACCACCACCTGCACGGCCAGCTCCACCACCCCGGAAAAAAAAGAGCGAACTGGATTTTGAAGTGCAAAAACCTGCTTTAGAAG TTCCTCGAGAGAATTTCACAGCTGGTGGTCTTTTAACTCCAACTACAGCAACAGAAGGCATTCCCAAGGATTCTCAGCCTTCTTTGGATTTGGCAAGTGCAACTAGTGGAGATAAAATAGTCACTGCACAG gaaaatgggaaagcagCTGATGGTCAAGCAACAAATGAAGTACTTGGACCACAAAGACCGAGGTCTAATTCTGGAAGAGAACTCACAGATGAG gaAATTCTAGCAAGTGTAATGATAAAAAACCTTGATACAGGTGAAGAAATACCCCTGAGTTTGGCAGAAGAAAAGTTGCCAACAGGCATTAATCCCCTCACTTTGCATATCATGAGGAGAACTAAAGAATATGTCAG TAATGATGCAGCCCAGTCTGATGATGAAGACAAAATACAGACGCAGCAAACAGACTCTGATGGAGGGAGGTTAAAGCAGAAAAC GACCCAGCTGAAAAAATTCCTTGGCAAATCTGTGAAGCGAGCAAAGCACCTTGCTGAAGAATATGGCGAACGCGCTGTAAATAAAGTCAAGAGTGTTCGAGATGAAG TCTTCCATACAGATCAAGATGATCCTTCTTCCAGTGATGATGAAGGGATGCCATATACAAGACCAGTTAAGTTCAAAGCAGCACATGGCTTCAAGGGACCTTATGATTTTGAGCAAATTAAAGTTGTTCAGGATCTCAGCGGGGAACATATG GGTGCTGTTTGGACAATGAAATTCTCTCACTGCGGTCGCTTACTTGCATCTGCAGGACAGGACAATGTAGTGAGAATATgggttttaaaaaatgcttttgactACTTCAATAATATGCGAATGAAATACAACACAGAAG GCCGtgtttctccttccccatctcAAGAGAGTCTGAATTCTTCAAAGTCTGATACCGATGCAGGG ATTTGCAGTGGAGTTGATGAAGACCCAGATGATAAAAATGCCCCATTTCGTCAACGACCATTTTGCAAATACAAAGGCCACACAGCAGATCTTCTTGATCTTTCCTGGTCTAAA AATTacttcctgctttcttcttctaTGGACAAAACTGTCAGATTATGGCACATATCAAGAAGAGAATGTCTCTGCTGTTTCCAGCATATAGACTTTGTCACTGCTATAGCATTCCATCCAAGG GATGACAGGTACTTCTTAAGTGGTTCATTGGATGGGAAGCTTCGACTCTGGAACATTCCTGACAAAAAAGTGGCATTATGGAATGAAGTAGATGGGCAGACAAAATTGATTACAGCTGCCAACTTCTGTCAAAATGGCAAATATGCAGTCATAGGCACATATGATGGAAGGTGCATCTTCTATGACACAGAG cactTGAAGTACCATACACAAATTCATGTGCGTTCTACTAGAGGCCGAAATAGagttggaagaaaaattactgGCATTGAACCTTTGCCTGGGGAAAATAAG ATATTGGTGACATCAAATGATTCCAGAATCAGATTGTATGACCTAAGAGATTTGTCTTTATCTATGAAATATAAAGGTTATGTCAACAGTAGCAGCCAAATCAAAGCCAGCTTTAG CCATGACTTTACATACATTGTAAGTGGTTCAGAagataaatatgtttatatttggAGTACCTACCATGACTTGAGCAAGTTTACATCTGTAAGAAGAGACCGTAATGACTTCTGGGAAGGCATTAAAG CGCATAATGCAGTGGTGACATCTGCGATTTTTGCTCCCAATCCTGGCTTGATGGTATCTCTGGAAACTTCTGATAAGCAAGAAGCTGAAAGTAAAGGAGAAGATTCTGAAACAGCAGATACCATTCCCTCTG GAGCATTGAAGACGGATCACACAGAAGTGCTTTTATCAGCTGACTTTACTGGAGCAATCAAAGTCttcattaacaaaaagaaatatgtatctTAA
- the WDR44 gene encoding WD repeat-containing protein 44 isoform X2 gives MASDSDTEEFYDAPEDVHLAAASPAPSPTKVGSHVLKDLDSKLHKAGNETFVQEMKQDDSKEIIDSIIEESQKAQQLEDDDSLGTRGKGLTVPTSDANAWIAGAGIISNIPEVLAAKISLQEDPGEPMYQSVGKDTDVESGKLLFTSEEQEIDKVTEVTDTTDHKMDETEAQEETSKNEDITDKKEANALEQVASDLSTKDLHTTEEMPPAKPPRQLTVEPDIVASTKKPVPARPPPPTNVPPPRPPPPARPAPPPRKKKSELDFEVQKPALEVPRENFTAGGLLTPTTATEGIPKDSQPSLDLASATSGDKIVTAQENGKAADGQATNEVLGPQRPRSNSGRELTDEEILASVMIKNLDTGEEIPLSLAEEKLPTGINPLTLHIMRRTKEYVSNDAAQSDDEDKIQTQQTDSDGGRLKQKTTQLKKFLGKSVKRAKHLAEEYGERAVNKVKSVRDEVFHTDQDDPSSSDDEGMPYTRPVKFKAAHGFKGPYDFEQIKVVQDLSGEHMGAVWTMKFSHCGRLLASAGQDNVVRIWVLKNAFDYFNNMRMKYNTEGRVSPSPSQESLNSSKSDTDAGICSGVDEDPDDKNAPFRQRPFCKYKGHTADLLDLSWSKNYFLLSSSMDKTVRLWHISRRECLCCFQHIDFVTAIAFHPRDDRYFLSGSLDGKLRLWNIPDKKVALWNEVDGQTKLITAANFCQNGKYAVIGTYDGRCIFYDTEHLKYHTQIHVRSTRGRNRVGRKITGIEPLPGENKILVTSNDSRIRLYDLRDLSLSMKYKGYVNSSSQIKASFSHDFTYIVSGSEDKYVYIWSTYHDLSKFTSVRRDRNDFWEGIKAHNAVVTSAIFAPNPGLMVSLETSDKQEAESKGEDSETADTIPSALKTDHTEVLLSADFTGAIKVFINKKKYVS, from the exons atgGCCTCCGACAGCGACACCGAGGAGTTCTACGACGCGCCCGAGGACGTGCACCTGGCGGCCGCCTCCCCCGCGCC GTCACCGACGAAAGTTGGATCCCATGTATTAAAG GACCTAGACAGCAAACTACACAAAGCTGGAAATGAAACCTTTGtacaagaaatgaaacaagatgATTCAAAAGAG atTATTGACAGTATTATAGAAGAAAGCCAGAAGGCACAGCAGCTAGAGGATGATGATTCCTTAGGTACTAGAGGAAAAGGACTGACTGTTCCAACTTCGGATGCAAATGCTTGGATTGCTGGAGCAGGTATCATTAGTAATATTCCAGAAGTATTAGCAGCTAAAATATCATTACAAGAAGATCCAGGTGAACCAATGTATCAGAGTGTGGGTAAGGACACTGATGTGGAGTCTGGGAAGCTTTTGTTTACTTCTGAGGAACAGGAAATTGATAAAGTAACAGAAGTAACAGATACAACTGACCATAAAATGGATGAAACTGAAGCACAAgaagaaacatcaaaaaatgAGGACATAACAGACAAGAAAGAGGCAAATGCTTTAGAGCAAGTGGCTTCAGATTTGTCTACCAAAGACCTTCatacaacagaagaaatgcCTCCAGCAAAACCTCCAAGGCAGCTTACTGTAGAACCCGATATAGTTGCTAGCACAAAGAAGCCTGTTCCAGCACGGCCACCACCTCCAACAAATGTTCCCCCACCAAGACCACCACCACCTGCACGGCCAGCTCCACCACCCCGGAAAAAAAAGAGCGAACTGGATTTTGAAGTGCAAAAACCTGCTTTAGAAG TTCCTCGAGAGAATTTCACAGCTGGTGGTCTTTTAACTCCAACTACAGCAACAGAAGGCATTCCCAAGGATTCTCAGCCTTCTTTGGATTTGGCAAGTGCAACTAGTGGAGATAAAATAGTCACTGCACAG gaaaatgggaaagcagCTGATGGTCAAGCAACAAATGAAGTACTTGGACCACAAAGACCGAGGTCTAATTCTGGAAGAGAACTCACAGATGAG gaAATTCTAGCAAGTGTAATGATAAAAAACCTTGATACAGGTGAAGAAATACCCCTGAGTTTGGCAGAAGAAAAGTTGCCAACAGGCATTAATCCCCTCACTTTGCATATCATGAGGAGAACTAAAGAATATGTCAG TAATGATGCAGCCCAGTCTGATGATGAAGACAAAATACAGACGCAGCAAACAGACTCTGATGGAGGGAGGTTAAAGCAGAAAAC GACCCAGCTGAAAAAATTCCTTGGCAAATCTGTGAAGCGAGCAAAGCACCTTGCTGAAGAATATGGCGAACGCGCTGTAAATAAAGTCAAGAGTGTTCGAGATGAAG TCTTCCATACAGATCAAGATGATCCTTCTTCCAGTGATGATGAAGGGATGCCATATACAAGACCAGTTAAGTTCAAAGCAGCACATGGCTTCAAGGGACCTTATGATTTTGAGCAAATTAAAGTTGTTCAGGATCTCAGCGGGGAACATATG GGTGCTGTTTGGACAATGAAATTCTCTCACTGCGGTCGCTTACTTGCATCTGCAGGACAGGACAATGTAGTGAGAATATgggttttaaaaaatgcttttgactACTTCAATAATATGCGAATGAAATACAACACAGAAG GCCGtgtttctccttccccatctcAAGAGAGTCTGAATTCTTCAAAGTCTGATACCGATGCAGGG ATTTGCAGTGGAGTTGATGAAGACCCAGATGATAAAAATGCCCCATTTCGTCAACGACCATTTTGCAAATACAAAGGCCACACAGCAGATCTTCTTGATCTTTCCTGGTCTAAA AATTacttcctgctttcttcttctaTGGACAAAACTGTCAGATTATGGCACATATCAAGAAGAGAATGTCTCTGCTGTTTCCAGCATATAGACTTTGTCACTGCTATAGCATTCCATCCAAGG GATGACAGGTACTTCTTAAGTGGTTCATTGGATGGGAAGCTTCGACTCTGGAACATTCCTGACAAAAAAGTGGCATTATGGAATGAAGTAGATGGGCAGACAAAATTGATTACAGCTGCCAACTTCTGTCAAAATGGCAAATATGCAGTCATAGGCACATATGATGGAAGGTGCATCTTCTATGACACAGAG cactTGAAGTACCATACACAAATTCATGTGCGTTCTACTAGAGGCCGAAATAGagttggaagaaaaattactgGCATTGAACCTTTGCCTGGGGAAAATAAG ATATTGGTGACATCAAATGATTCCAGAATCAGATTGTATGACCTAAGAGATTTGTCTTTATCTATGAAATATAAAGGTTATGTCAACAGTAGCAGCCAAATCAAAGCCAGCTTTAG CCATGACTTTACATACATTGTAAGTGGTTCAGAagataaatatgtttatatttggAGTACCTACCATGACTTGAGCAAGTTTACATCTGTAAGAAGAGACCGTAATGACTTCTGGGAAGGCATTAAAG CGCATAATGCAGTGGTGACATCTGCGATTTTTGCTCCCAATCCTGGCTTGATGGTATCTCTGGAAACTTCTGATAAGCAAGAAGCTGAAAGTAAAGGAGAAGATTCTGAAACAGCAGATACCATTCCCTCTG CATTGAAGACGGATCACACAGAAGTGCTTTTATCAGCTGACTTTACTGGAGCAATCAAAGTCttcattaacaaaaagaaatatgtatctTAA